In the genome of bacterium, the window ATCCGCGCCGCCGATCCCGGGCGCTACTGGGTGCCGGCGCAGTTCACGAACCCCGAGAACCTGGCCGCGCACGCCGAGGGCACGGCGCCCGAACTCTGGGAGCAGACCGGCGGCAAGATGGACGCCTTCGTCGCCACGCAGGGCACGGGCGGCACGATCAGCGGCGTGGCGCGCTACTTCAGGGAGCGGGGCGGGGCGGGCGAGTTCTACGCCATCGAGCCGGCCGAATGCCCCCTGCTCGCGCGGCGCCAGTGGGGTCCGCACGGCATCGAGGGCATCGGCGACGGCTTCGTGCCGGAGAACCTGCACCTCGCGCACCTGGCCGGCGTGATCACCGTGAGCACGGCGGAAGCGCTGGCGGTGGCCCGCCGCCTTGCGCGCGAGGAGGGCATCTTCTGCGGCATCTCCTCGGGCGCCAACGTGGCGGCGGCACTCAAGCTGCACGCGCGGCGGCCGGACCTGTGCCGCATCGTCACGATGATCAACGACACGGGGCAGCGCTACTTCACGACGCCGCTGTGCGGCGCCGAGAAGCACGTCGAGGTGCCCGAGCGCGAGCACCCGATGGACGCGCGCACCGTGGCCGAGCTCGATCGCTACCAGTCGGGCTGGCTGATCATCGAGGATCCCCTACCCGCCACCCTGATGGGAGGTGCGCGATGACCGCCCGCGATCTCATGGAGAAGCGCGCCCGCGACATCCTGCCCGACGCCGTGCACTTCCTGCGCGAGATCGTCGCCATTCCGTCGCCGAGCGGCAAGGAGGAGGCCGTCGCGCGGCGCGTGGCCCGCGAGATGGTGCAGCGCGGCTTCGACGAGGTGTCCATCGACGGTTTCGGCTCGGTGGTGGGCCGCGTGGGCGCCGGGCCGCGCACCCTGCTCTACGACGCGCACATCGACACCGTGGGCGTCGGCGACCCGGCGGCCTGGCCGCACGATCCCTTCCACGGCAAGCACGCCGACGGCTGGATCTGGGGTCGCGGGGCGAGCGACAACAAGGGCGGCCTGGCGGCGATCCTCTTCGGCGCCGCCTTGGCCAAGGAAGTGCTGCCGAAGGAGTTCTCGCTGGCCGTGGTGGGCAGCGCCATGGAAGAGGACTGCGACGGCGTCGCCTACAAGACCATCCTCGATGAGGACGGGCTGAGGCCCGAGCTGGCGATCCTCGCCGAGTGCACGGGCCTGCGCGTCTATCGCGGCCACCGCGGGCGCATGGAGATCGGCGTCACCGTGCGCGGCGCGAGCTGCCACGCGAGCGCTCCCGAGCGCGGCGTGAATGCGATCTACGGGATGACCGAGATCGTGCGCGGCATCGCGGCGCTCGGCGACCGCCTGGCGGAGGACAGCTTCCTCGGCCGCGGCTCGGTGGCGGTGACGCGCATCGAGGGCAGCGGACCCAGCCTGAACGCCGTGCCCGATCGCTGCACCATCTTCCTCGATCGCCGGCTCACCGCCGGCGAGAGCAAGGCCAGCGCGCTGGCCGAGATCGAGGCGATCGTGCGCGCGGCGGGCGTGCCCGCCGAGGTGGAGACGCTGGTGCATCGCGCCGAGGGCTGGACGGGCAAGCACGTCGAGATGGAGAAGTACTACCCGAGCTGGACGCTCGATGAGGCGCACCCCGCCTTCGCGGCCGGGCTCGCTGCGGCGGGCGCGGCGCTCGGGCATCCCGCCGAGGCCGGGCGCTGGACCTTCTCGACGAACGGCGTCTACACGGCCGGCATCGCGGGCATCCCGACGCTCGGCTTCGGGCCGGCGGAGGAGGAGTACACGCACTCGCCGGCCGACCGCGTCAGCGAGGAGCACCTGCTGCGGGCGATCCTCTTTTACGCGCTCTATCCGGGCTTCTACGCGGGGCGCTAGAGGGCCGGCGGGGCCAGGGGGCCGGGGCCGTTCGTGTCGAGCGCGGCCATCTCCGTGAGCGTGAGGAAGCGGTAGCCGCGCGCGATGAGCACGGGCAGCACGCGCTCGAGCACCGCCAGCGTGCGCTCGGGGTCGCCGTCGCCGTCGTGCAGGATGATCACCCCGCCCGGGAAGCTGCGCTCGAGGATGAAGTCGGCGATCAGCGTCGGGCTCTGCATGACGAGGTCGTGCGGGTAGACCGAGCCCAGCGCGAGCCGGTAGCCCTCGGTCTGGAGCTGCTCGAGCATGCGGTCGTTGAACCAGCCGCTGCCCGGCCGCAGCCAGTGGCCGCGCGGGCCGCCCTCGCCGGCGATCAGGGAGTCCACCTCGGCGAGCTGATGGCGGAACTCGGCCGGCGTGAGGCCGATCGAGGACTCGTCGTGCGCCATGTGATTGGCCAGCTCGTGGCCCGCCGCGCGCATGCGCGCGAGCAGCGCCTCGTTGCCGGGCACGCGGTCGCCGATGAGAAAGAAGGTGGCGCGCACGCCGTGGCGCTCGAGCAGGTCCAGGATCTTCGGGGTGACAATGGGATCGGGGCCGTCGTCCAGGGTCAGCGCCAGCACGGGCCGCTCGGTCTCGACGTAGAAGAGCACCTCGGGGTTGGCCCGCGCCACCGCGAAGAGCAGCTCCCGCGGCGGGAAGACGATCAGGGCCGGCAGGGCCACACCGAGGACGAGCAGGGCGGCGGCGCCGACCTTGAGCCAACGCTTCATCGACTCTCCGAGGACACGGGAAGCGCGCAGGAGTGCGCTGGCTCAAGATGGGCGCGGGGCAGGCCGCCCGCAAGCTGTTTCGGGGAGGGGAATCCGCGCGGGCGGCCTGGCGCCGGGTCTTCCCGCCCCCGGGGGCGGACGGTTCGGTCAGAGCCCTTGTTGCCACGTGGCAACAAGGGGCGCCGCTCCCCTCTGCCACGCGAGCGAGCTTGCATCCGGGTCGCGCGCGTTGTTTCGCGCGCGAGAGGATGCAAGCGAGCGTCAGAGCCCGAGCGCCCGCACCGCCTCGTCGAAGCTCTCCGGCCGCACGTAGACCACGTAGCCGTAGCTGCCGCGGCCGTCGTTCACGCCGTTCGAAGCGACGACGTTCACCCCCGCCTCGAAGAGCTTCTGGTGGACGCCGACCAGCGCGCCCAGCTCGTCGTCGCCCTGGATGAGCAATGCCTGCTGCGGGCCGCTGATCACAAGCCCCGTGCGCTCGGCGACGCGCGCGAGGCCGGCCGCGTGCTCGGGAAAGAGCACGAGCTGCGTGGCGTTGGCGCCGGCCGGCACGATGTTGAAGGCGAGCAGATTGACCTCGGCCGCCGCGAGGCTGCTCAGGATCCGGAAGGCCTCACCGGGCCTGTCCTCGACCATCGTGTAGTAGTACTCGACGGGACGGATGCGAATGGCCATGCCCCTCCTTTGGCGTTGCTGGCGGCGCTACCTCCCCGTGCGCGCCTCTCCTCCGTCTTCGTCGCGTCCGTTCTCGCGCCCGTTGTCGCGCCACTGGTCATCCTGCTTCATCTCCTTGAGCTCGTGCAACTGCATCGAGATCACGAAGAGCAGGATGACGCCGGCAGTCTGCAGCATGCTGAGCGGCTTGGTGTCGGGAAACATGCTCGCCCCGAGCACCTTGAAGACCTTCTCCCAGACGGCGAGGGCGGCCAAGAGGAATGCAACGATGAAGAGCACGCGCGTGGCCATGTTGCCGAGTCTGGTCATGTCGCCTCCAGGGGTGCCGGGTCCGGGGCGCCAATTGGGCTGGCGGCGGTCTGGCCGGCGGAATGCGCTCCGTTCTGGTCGATTATAGCGAGAATGTCATCGGTTTGACAGACCTAGCTTACGTTCCTGCGCTAAGGGGCGGCGTTGACAGGGCCTCCGGCCGCCGCCACACTGCCCGGGACCCCCTGCCCCCGCCACGCGAAGGGAAGACGCATGAAGGGAAAGCACTTCGGCTGGGCGATCGCCGCGCTCGGCCTCTTCCTGCTGCTCTACACCGCGGTCTTCTACGTCCAGGAGGCCGTGCGCCTGCGCGGCTGGCTGGCCTCGGGGGGCAACGCCACCGAGATGCGCTTCGCAGGCGAGGACAGCGTGCTCGTGTTGCGGCGCGTCGACCCGCAGGACTTTCCGGACGGGCCAGTCCCCGCCGAGGGCGACACGCTGATCAGCTTCGTCACCGCGGCCGGCGACACGCTCGATCGCGCCGGGATCGTCGCCTTCATCGCCAAGCCGGGCGAGCGCTCGCGCCTTACGCTCAAGCACGCCGGCGAGCCGCTCACGACGAGTCTCCTCTATCGCTCGCGCACGGCGGGCGAGATCACCTGGGTCTTCGCGCTCGAGATCACGCGCGTGCTGATCACGCTCGGCTTCCTGTTCGTGGGGCTCTGGGCCGTCACCCGCCGGCCCGATCAGGCCGGCGTGCGTGCCCTGGCGATGTTCAGCTTCGCGATGAGCTCGCTCATGGTCGGCGGCGTTCAGCTCGGGCTGAGCCGCCTGCCCGCCTTTGATATCCCTGGCCAAGAGATCATCGACTACCTGCTCGGCAGCCTCGTGCTCAGCTTCGGGGCGTTCTGGCTGAATCTGCAGCTCTACTTCCCGACCGCGCTGGACTGGGTGAAGCGGCGAGTCCTGCGCGTCCACCTCCTGGTCTATGTTCCCCAGACCTTCGTGATCTTCGCGAGTTTCGCCAGGATCGAGCGGGGCGGCCTGCTCATCTCCACGCTGATCTCGCTCTTCACCGGCCTCGGCTTTCTCGTGCTCTTTCTGCGCAAACGGGCCGCGCGGGAGCCGCTGGTCAAGCGGCAGCTCTCGCTGGTCATCGTCGGCAGCGGGATCGGCCTCGGTCTGCTCTTCGTCCTCGTGATCCTCGGCGCGACCGGAGTGATGGCGAAGCTGCCCGACATGCTGCAGATCGCCCTCATTCAGGTCGCCTTCCTCGCCCTCATGCTCTCGCCGCTCAGCTTCGCCTACGCCTTCGGCCGCTACCGCCTGCTCGAGGTCGAAGGCCGCCTGCGCCGCGGCACCCGCTACCTGCTCGTGACCGGGGTGCTGCTCGTTCTCTTCTTCGCTCTGCTCTACGGGATCAGCAACCTGCTCATCGGCGGCCTCAAGCTCGAGGGGCGCTCGCCCACCCTGGCCGTCGCCCTCCTGCTCGCGATGGGTTTCGCGCCGCTGCACCGCCGCGCGCAGGGTGCCTTTGCCGAGCGGATGTACCCCGAGCAGCGCCGCCTGCGGGCAATCCTCGGCGACTTCCACGCCCGCGCGGCCACTCTCGCCGATCGCAGCAGCCTCTTCGCACGCCTCGAGCAGAGCCTGCGCGAGGGCCTGGGCATCACCGCGCTCGTGCCGGCGATGGTCGAGCCGGGAGACGGCCGCCTGCTCCTGCCGGGCAAGGCAGCCCTGCCTTTCGACGACCGCGGCCAGCTCATGCGCGCCCTCCGCCAGCGCCGCGAGCCGCTGCTCGTCGACGAGTTGCGCGCCAGCGGCCGTCTCGTGCTCGCCGACGCGGAGAACGAGTGGCTCGCCTCGCGGCGCATCGGCGTCATCCTGCCGCTCTCCCTCGGCGACACGCTGCAGGGCCTGCTCTTCCTCGTCTGCGACCGCCACTGGGAGGGCCTCAGCGTGGCCGGCCTCGAGGAGCTGCGCACGCTGGGCGGCCAGGTTGCGCTCGAGTGCGAGAACCTGCGCCTGATCGAGGAGACCCTCGACAAGCGCCGTCTTCAAGAGCAGCTCGACATGGCGCGCAAGGTGCAAGAGGGCTTCCTCCCGCGCAGCCTGCCCGTGACACCCGGGCTCGAGCTGGCGGCCTGCTTCCAGGCCAGTCTCGAGGTGGCCGGCGACTACTACGACGTGCTCGCCCTGCCCGAGAGCCGCACGCTGCTCGCCGTGGGCGACGTCTCCGGCAAGGGCGCCGGCGCGGCGATGATCATGGCCAACCTCCAGGCCTCCCTGCGCAGCATGGCCCGCGTCGGCGTGCCGCTCGGCGAGATGGTCGGCGGCATCAACGACATCATCCACGCCAACACGCGCGTGGAGCAGTTCATCACCTTCTTCGCGGCGATCTACGACCCGGCGACGCGCGAGCTGCGCTTCGTCAACGCGGGCCACAACCCGCCGCGGCTGATCCGCGCGCTGGGCGGGGCGAGCGCACTCGATCCGGTGGGACCCATTCTCGGCGTCTTCCCGGGTCTCAGATTCGCCGAGCAGAGCGTGACGCTCGCACCGGGGGACCTGCTCATCGCCTTCACCGACGGCGTCAGCGAGGCGATGAACTCCGCCGACGAGGACTTCGGCGAGGCGCGCATCGTGGAGGTGGCCACCCCGCGCCGGCAGGAGGCGCCGGCGCAGGTGATGGCCGCGATCGAGCAGGCGGTGACGGCCTTCCGCGGCGAGCGCGCGCTGCTCGACGACTACACGCTGCTCCTCGCGCGCGTGACCGAAACCGGCTGATGGCCCTCCGACGCAGGGCCTGGCGGCGTCAGACGGCCTGCCCCCGGGGGCGGGTGCACAAAAAAACGAAGGCGGCCTGGGCCGCCTCCGTGTGTCGGAACCGAGTCCTCGGCGCCTAGCGCTTCGGCTGCTGCTTGCTCGAGCTCTGGCTCTTCGAGGGCTTGCTCTTGTGGGTCGAGGACTTCTTGTTCTGCATCGGGTTCCTTCTCCTGCGAGCCGACATCCACCGATCCGGGGCCGATGGGCATCTGAGGGCGATTCCGCAGGGCCTGGACGGCCTCAACCCTTGACCCGGAACCGCAGTCGCCCTTCTCGCCCCGCCCAAAGCATCTGCCGTGCCGAATCGGGAAGGAAGCGGCCGCCTAGAGTAATCGATTGATATTGCAGCTGTTGCGGTATTGGCTCCGGCGCTCCGCCAGGGCGTGGAGCCGCCGCGGCATGCAAATGGTGGGCTTCCGGCCAGTTCTGCTCCCGAACTGCGCGGCCCTGGGACCGCCAGCAACGAAAACGCCCCCGGCCGGAGCCGGGGGCGCCTTGCTTCTCGGTGCGAAAGGGGTGGGCTACTTGGCGCCGGCCGCAGCGGGGATCGCCAGGAAGACCTTGCGGATCATGGCGATCGCCTGATCCAACTCGTCCTCGCTGATCACCAGGGGCGGCGCGAAGCGGATGATGTTGCCGTGAGTCTGCTTGGCGAGCAGGCCGGCGTCCTTGAGGGCGAGGCAGGTCTCCCAGGCCTCGAAGCCCGGCTCGAAGACGACGGCGTTGAGCAGGCCCTTGCCCCGCACCTGGGCGATGCGCGGGCAGTCGATGGCGCGCAGCTCCTCGCGCAGCTTCTCGCCCAGCACGGCGGCGCGCTCGTCCAGCTGCTCGTCCTCGAGCACCGCGAGCGCCGCGATGCCCACGGCCGCCGCCAGCGGATTGCCGCCGAAGGTGGAGCCGTGCGTGCCCGGCGTGAAGACCTCCATGATCGCCTTGTCGGCGACCACCGCGCTCACGGGCAGCACGCCGCCGCCCAGGGCCTTGCCCAGGCACATCGCATCGGGGCGCACGCCCTCGTGGTCGCAGGCGAACTTGCGGCCCGTGCGGCAGAAGCCGGTCTGCACCTCGTCGGCGATGAAGAGCACCTTGTGCTGCGTGCAGAGCTTGCGCACGGCCGCAAGGTAGCCCTCGGGCGGCAGGGCCACGCCGGCCTCGCCCTGGATCGGCTCGACGAGGAAGGCCACCGTGTTCGGGGTGATCGCCTTCTCGAGCGCGGCCGCGTCGCCGTAGGGGATGACCGTGAAGCCCGTCGCGTAGGGGCCGTAGTTCACGCGCGCATCCGGGTCGGTGCTGAAGCTGACGATCGTGCTCGTGCGCCCGTGGAAGTTCTCGGCACAGACGATGATCTCCTGCTTGCCGTTGGCGACGCCCTTCTTCTCGGCGCCCCAGCGGCGGGCGAGCTTGATCGCCGTCTCCACGGCCTCCGCGCCCGTGTTCATCGGCAGCGCCATCTGGAAGCCGGTGTAGCGGCAGAGCGCCTCGAGGAAGTCGCCCATGCGGTCGTTGTGGAATGCGCGGCTGGTCAGCGTCACGCGATCCGCCTGCTCCTTGAGCGCGGCGATGATCTTGGGGTGCCGGTGGCCCTGGTTCACCGCCGAGTAGGCGCTGAGGAAGTCCAGGTAGCGGCGGCCCTCGGGGTCCCAGACCCAGACGCCCTCGGCCTTGCTGATCACCACGGGCAGCGGGTGGTAGTTGTGCGCGCCGTAGGTGTTGTCCTTGCGGATGAGATCCTCGCTGCGGGCCATGGCGTGCCTCCTCGCTCGGCCGGCTCCGAAACCGGCCTCAGGTCCCGCGAATATAGGCGCGCCGGGCCGGGCGCACAACCCCTTGTCAGGGGGGAACTTGCGGCACTGGCGGCCGCCAGGGCGCTCCCGGGGGCAAGTGCTGAGGATTCAAGGCATTAGGCCCGAGAGTGCCCGCCTGCTAGAATTGTGGAGTTCCGCTGGGAGGGGTGCATGCGCGCGCTGCTGCTTGCTTTGCTTTTCCTGCCCGCCGCCGGCAGCTCCCTCGCGGGCAGCTTCCGGCTCCAGCCGGACGGCGGCGGCGACTTCCCCGCGCTGCAGACCGCCTTCGAGGTCCTGTCGGGGGGCGAGCCCGACACCCTCTGGCTCGCCGACGGCGTCTTCACGGGTCCCGGCAACTGGGAGCTCTACGCGGTGGACTTCGCGGGGCTCATCGCCTCGGCGAGCGCCGACCCGGGGCGCTGCACGCTGGACTTCGCGGGGCATGAGATCGGCCAGGCCTTCGGCGGCGCGCTCCACTTCGTCGATCTCCGCTTCACGCGGCAGACGAACGAGCTTCGCGCCTACGGGGCCGCGCTCTCGTTCACGCGCTGCGTTTTCGAGGACGGCGGCAGCATCGCCTCCAGTCCGGACGAGTGGAGTCCAATCGTGCTGAGCAACTGCACGACTCGACGTTTGGCGGCGAGCGCGATCAGCTCCGTCGGCCTGATTCGGATCGAGGCCTGTCGCTTCGAGGAGAACCTGTCGCCCTACAGCCTCATCAGCGGCTACTACATCGAGTGTCGGGAATCCCGCTTCGTCGGCAACGTGGCCGGGGGTTCGCTGCTCCGCGTAATCGGCAGCGATGAGTTGCCCGGCAAGCTCATCGTCGCGGACTGCGCCTTCCTGGGCAATGCCGCCGGCGCCTGCGTGGAACTCCGCGACGCCGGCACCGGCAGCGTGCGGGACTGCAGCTTCGCAGGCAATGGCGGCCCGCTATCGGCCGACATTCGCGATGGCGAGGACTTCGGGACGCATTCGCTGGCGATCGCGAGCAGCATCTTCGCCTTTCGCGAAGACGGGGTCGTGCTCCAACGCGGGGGCAGCAGTTCCCCTGTCTCGATCGCTTGCTGCGACGTCTTCGGCAACGCGGGCGGCGACTGGGTGGGCGATCTTGCGCCCTTCGGCGGGATCAACGGCAACCTGGCCGCGGATCCGCTGTTTTGCGACTGGCTCGCTGGGGACCTCACGCTCTTCGACACCTCGCCCTGCCTGCCGGCGAACAACGCCTGCGGCGTGCTGATCGGCGCCGAGGGCCAGGGCTGCACGGATCCCACGGCCGCCCCCGCCGCCCCCGGGGGCGGGTTGCGGCTCGCGGCACTGCCCAACCCCTTCAATCCGAAGGCGCGGTTCGTCTTCTCGCTGCCGGCGGCGTCGGCCGTGCAACTCGCCGTCTTCGACGCCGCCGGCCGCCGCGTAGCAACCCTGCTGGACGGCGCGCCGCGCCCGGCGGGCGAGCAGGCCATCGCCTGGGACGCGCGCGGCCTGGCGAGCGGCGTCTACCTGGCGCGCCTGGAGGCGGCCGGCCGGCGACAGGAGATCAAGCTCACGCTGTTGCGCTGAGCCCGCGGCGCAGGTGCCCGTCTACTTGCGCTTGAGCAGGCTGCGCCAGTCGGTGCGCGGGGTCATCATCGGGCGCAGCTTGATGTTGGAGTGACGCACGTCCTCGCTCACCACCACGCAGTCATTGTCGATGGTGCGGGCGATCCGCTCCACGCGATCGGCGTCGACGCGGTCCATCACGAGATAGAGGAGCTGCACCGGGCCGCTGCGGCCCTTGCCCTCGAACTCGGTCACCCGCTGGCCGAGGTGGCGCAGGCGCTCGGCGATCTCGGCGCCCTGGCCGCGGCTGATCACGCGCATAACCACGTCGCCGAGGGCCAGCTTGCGCTCGATGAAGATGCCCACCGCGTTGCCCACGGCGAAGCCCGCCGCCCAGGCGACCAGGTTGAGCGGCTGGTCCAGCCGCGTGACCACGTTGCTCACGGCGATCACCCAGATCAGCACCTCGACGAAGCCGAGCAGGGACGCGATCAGAATGCGCCCCTTCACGACGGCGATCGTGCGCACGGTGCCGAGGCTGACATCCGTGATGCGGGCGAGGAAGATCGCCAGTGGCAACCAGGCGAGGGGAATCGAGAGTGTCATCGCGCACCTCCGGGTAGGCGCCGGCAAGGAAACAGGACCGCGGCCTCCCGCAAGGGGGCGCCGCCGGCTTGACAGGGATCAAGGCTGCGGCCAGGCTGATCCCACACCCTGGTCGCAGGCCCGCTGAGCCCAAGGAGGCCCCGGTGACCGAGCCCGCCGCCCTCGACGCCGAGGCCGTGCGCACCGCCTTGCGCGGCGTGCTGGACCCCGAGCTCGGCCTGGACATCGTCAGCCTCGGCCTCGTCGAGACGATCGAGAGCGCCCCCGGCAACCTGTCCGTGGGCCTGATCATGACTGCCCTTGCCTGCCCGCTGCACGGGCACCTCGCGCGCGAAGCGGAGGCCGCCCTGCGCCGCGCCGCCCCCGGGGGCACGGCAGTGAGCGTGCGCGTGCTCGACGCGCCGGCCTGGACGCCTGTGCGCATGGCCCCCGAGGCCCGGCGCCGGCTCGGATGGTGAACCCATGACCCGCCGGGATTCCACACCCGCCGCAGACGGCCACGCCCACGCCGCGGGCCATACCCATGCTCCGGCCGGCCACCCCCTGCCGCTGGTGCTGCCGGCGCTGATCTCCCTTCTATTCGGCCTTGTCGCCGGCCTCTGGCGCCTGCCCTGGGACCTGGGCGTCGCCGCCAGCACGGCGCCCCTGCACGGGCCGCTGATGGTGGCCGGCTTTCTCGGCACGGTGATCGGCGTCGAGCGGGCCGCGGCCCTGGGCCGGCCCTGGGCGTGGCTGGCGCCCGCCGCCACGGGCCTGGGCGCCCTGCTCATGCTGCTCGTCGCCGCGCTGCCGCCCACGCTGCCCTTCCGCGCGGAGCAAGCGGGCGGCCTGCTCTTCGCGCTCGGCGCGCTCGCGCTCTGCGGCATCTTCCTCGCCGTGCTGCGCCGGCAGGCCACCCTCTTCAATGGCGTCATGGGACTGGGCGCGCTCGCCTTCCTGGCCGCGAATGCTGCGCTCGCCGCGGGCAAGCCCGTGGCCGCGGCGGTTCCCGGCTGGAACGCCTTCCTGCTGCTCACCATCGCCGGCGAGCGGCTGGAGCTCGGCCGCGTGCTGGCGCCCAAGCGCGGCACGGGCCCGCTCTTCATTGCGCTGAGCGCGGTCGCCCTGGCCGGCGCCCTCGCCGCGCCCTTCGCGCTGCGCGGCGCGGACCGCCTGCTCGGCTTCGCCATGCTCGTCTTCGGCCTCTGGCTGGCCACCAACGACGTCGCCCGCCGCACCGTGCGCATGGGCGGCGTCACCCGCTACACGGCCGTCTGCCTGCTCACGGGCTACTTCTGGCTCGTGATCGCCGGGCTCTCCTTTCTAGCGCGGCCGGGCGAAGTGGTCGGCCCGCATTTCGACGCCCCGCTCCACGCCTTCACCGTGGGCTTCGTGCTCTCGATGATCTTCGGCCACGCGCCGATCATCGTGCCCGCGCTCACGGGCCGTGCGGTGGCGTTCCGCGCGCACTTCTACTGGCCGCTGGCGCTGCTGCACGCCTCGCTGCTGATGCGCATGGCCGGCGATCACGCGGGCGCGATGGCCGTTCGGCGCTGGGGCGGCCTACTGAACGAGGTCGCGCTGCTGCTCTTCGCAATCGTGCTGGTGGCGGCCGTTCGGCGCGGAGCGCGCCAGTCAACCTAGTCCCCGCCATGGCGCCTGGCAGGGCTAGGGCGAGCCACGGGCCGAGGCCGCGCCGAGCGTGGCCTCGACAGTCCTGATGGTGAGCCCCGGCAGCCCACCGCGCTCGTGCAGAAGCTGATGGCAGCGCGCGCACAGGGTGACCAGGTTCGCCTCCTCCTGACCGCCCCCATGCGAGCGCGGTACCAGGTGGTGTACCTCCAGAAAGCGCGTCGCCCCGCAGCCCAGCGCCTGGCAGCGATGGCCGTCCCGCGCGAGGATCCGCCGCCGCAAGGCTGGCGTCAGGCTGCGGGTGAGCCCGCCCCCGGGGGCGAGCACATCGCCATCGCAGGCCGCGCGCGCGGCCAGCGCCGAATCCGCCGGCCGCTCGCCGCGGCCCGTGACCTGCGCGATCGCTCCGCAGTCCGGGCAGCGCCGCAGGATCACCTGGAAGGGACTCGCCGCCACCCGCCCCCGGGGGCGGGTGGCGGGCTGCGCGGGTTCGGCGCTCTCGGCGGCGTCGGCCGCCTCATCGGCCAGCGCCGCCAGCGCGGCCAGCAGCAGCTCCTCGCGCGACTCGCGACGGCCCGCCTTGCGCAGCCGCTCGACGAGCGCTTCCCAGCGGCCAAACTGCTCGGCACTCAGAGCAAAGCTCAGGCGCAGGGGCACTGCCGCCTCCAACGCGGAGCGCGCCGTCTCCGCCGGCGTCGGCGCCAGCGCCAGGTCCGGCTGTGCCGCGGCCCTCTGCCGCTGCGGCAGCGGCCGCGCCCTGGCCGCACAGACTTTCCGCTCCAGCGCCCGCCGGCTCGAGGCCTGCGCCTCGGCTAGCCAGCGCGTCTCCGTGGCCGGTGTCGCCACCGACACCAGCTCGCGCGCCTTCGTCCAGGGTAAGACGCCTGCCTCGACCGCCCGCCGCGTGGCCGGCAGCCGCTCCAGCGCCTCGCTCAGGCGCACGAAAGCTGACAGCTTGCGCTCGGAAAAGCCCAGGGCCTCGCGGCCATAGGCATGGAT includes:
- a CDS encoding PLP-dependent cysteine synthase family protein, with amino-acid sequence MGIDWGRSARIAEHIFDTIGRTPLVRLSRLTAGSPLELLGKLEYFSPSGSLKDRIYLRMFRAAEATGALRPGMTVLECSTGNAGIACSFVAAALGYPCIIVMPEGMSEERKKLDLAYGSEMVYTPGGESDVDLALERLEAIRAADPGRYWVPAQFTNPENLAAHAEGTAPELWEQTGGKMDAFVATQGTGGTISGVARYFRERGGAGEFYAIEPAECPLLARRQWGPHGIEGIGDGFVPENLHLAHLAGVITVSTAEALAVARRLAREEGIFCGISSGANVAAALKLHARRPDLCRIVTMINDTGQRYFTTPLCGAEKHVEVPEREHPMDARTVAELDRYQSGWLIIEDPLPATLMGGAR
- a CDS encoding metal-sulfur cluster assembly factor; this translates as MTGIKAAARLIPHPGRRPAEPKEAPVTEPAALDAEAVRTALRGVLDPELGLDIVSLGLVETIESAPGNLSVGLIMTALACPLHGHLAREAEAALRRAAPGGTAVSVRVLDAPAWTPVRMAPEARRRLGW
- the rocD gene encoding ornithine--oxo-acid transaminase; its protein translation is MARSEDLIRKDNTYGAHNYHPLPVVISKAEGVWVWDPEGRRYLDFLSAYSAVNQGHRHPKIIAALKEQADRVTLTSRAFHNDRMGDFLEALCRYTGFQMALPMNTGAEAVETAIKLARRWGAEKKGVANGKQEIIVCAENFHGRTSTIVSFSTDPDARVNYGPYATGFTVIPYGDAAALEKAITPNTVAFLVEPIQGEAGVALPPEGYLAAVRKLCTQHKVLFIADEVQTGFCRTGRKFACDHEGVRPDAMCLGKALGGGVLPVSAVVADKAIMEVFTPGTHGSTFGGNPLAAAVGIAALAVLEDEQLDERAAVLGEKLREELRAIDCPRIAQVRGKGLLNAVVFEPGFEAWETCLALKDAGLLAKQTHGNIIRFAPPLVISEDELDQAIAMIRKVFLAIPAAAGAK
- a CDS encoding HNH endonuclease; the protein is MVTRAERAARLHAALTARLAALRQAERGALLHFATIHREQLFRELGYSSIHAYGREALGFSERKLSAFVRLSEALERLPATRRAVEAGVLPWTKARELVSVATPATETRWLAEAQASSRRALERKVCAARARPLPQRQRAAAQPDLALAPTPAETARSALEAAVPLRLSFALSAEQFGRWEALVERLRKAGRRESREELLLAALAALADEAADAAESAEPAQPATRPRGRVAASPFQVILRRCPDCGAIAQVTGRGERPADSALAARAACDGDVLAPGGGLTRSLTPALRRRILARDGHRCQALGCGATRFLEVHHLVPRSHGGGQEEANLVTLCARCHQLLHERGGLPGLTIRTVEATLGAASARGSP
- a CDS encoding DUF2179 domain-containing protein, whose product is MTLSIPLAWLPLAIFLARITDVSLGTVRTIAVVKGRILIASLLGFVEVLIWVIAVSNVVTRLDQPLNLVAWAAGFAVGNAVGIFIERKLALGDVVMRVISRGQGAEIAERLRHLGQRVTEFEGKGRSGPVQLLYLVMDRVDADRVERIARTIDNDCVVVSEDVRHSNIKLRPMMTPRTDWRSLLKRK
- a CDS encoding peptidoglycan-N-acetylglucosamine deacetylase, which translates into the protein MKRWLKVGAAALLVLGVALPALIVFPPRELLFAVARANPEVLFYVETERPVLALTLDDGPDPIVTPKILDLLERHGVRATFFLIGDRVPGNEALLARMRAAGHELANHMAHDESSIGLTPAEFRHQLAEVDSLIAGEGGPRGHWLRPGSGWFNDRMLEQLQTEGYRLALGSVYPHDLVMQSPTLIADFILERSFPGGVIILHDGDGDPERTLAVLERVLPVLIARGYRFLTLTEMAALDTNGPGPLAPPAL
- a CDS encoding YgeY family selenium metabolism-linked hydrolase, translating into MTARDLMEKRARDILPDAVHFLREIVAIPSPSGKEEAVARRVAREMVQRGFDEVSIDGFGSVVGRVGAGPRTLLYDAHIDTVGVGDPAAWPHDPFHGKHADGWIWGRGASDNKGGLAAILFGAALAKEVLPKEFSLAVVGSAMEEDCDGVAYKTILDEDGLRPELAILAECTGLRVYRGHRGRMEIGVTVRGASCHASAPERGVNAIYGMTEIVRGIAALGDRLAEDSFLGRGSVAVTRIEGSGPSLNAVPDRCTIFLDRRLTAGESKASALAEIEAIVRAAGVPAEVETLVHRAEGWTGKHVEMEKYYPSWTLDEAHPAFAAGLAAAGAALGHPAEAGRWTFSTNGVYTAGIAGIPTLGFGPAEEEYTHSPADRVSEEHLLRAILFYALYPGFYAGR